In one Nicotiana sylvestris chromosome 8, ASM39365v2, whole genome shotgun sequence genomic region, the following are encoded:
- the LOC104244935 gene encoding uncharacterized protein isoform X3 — translation MATLRLLSKSSTSLKLANPRPFLNFPLISHFLRTLHSFVSREFHFCSPNSRSFSTSPEYLPKDSDSSFAAALNFDSRVPATVITGFLGSGKTTLLNHILTSQHGKLIAVIENEFGEVDIDGSLVASHSSSNEDIVMVNNGCLCCTVRGDLVKMLLELVKKRRDKFDHIVIETTGLAKPGPVIETFCSDELVSRHVKLDGVVTLVDCKHALQHLNVVKPRFVVNEAVEQVAYADRIILNKIDLVAEAELEVLTKKIKHINGMAQIKRAKYGVVDMDFVLGVGGYDLDRVDSEVQSEGSHCGHHHEDGHGHHKGHHHDHVHDSAVSSVSIVSEGTLDLDEVDDWLERLIEEQGDDLYRMKGVLSVSDSEERYVFQVLINFFSV, via the exons ATGGCTACTCTCAGGTTACTCTCCAAATCATCAACGTCCCTAAAACTCGCTAATCCTCGTCCTTTTCTCAACTTCCCACTCATTTCCCATTTCCTGAGAACTCTTCACTCGTTCGTTTCTAGAGAATTCCATTTCTGTTCACCTAATTCTAGAAGTTTCTCCACTTCTCCTGAATACCTCCCCAAAGACTCTGATTCTTCCTTTGCTGCCGCTTTGAATTTTGACAGTCGCGTTCCCGCCACTGTTATTACTGGTTTTCTTGGCTCTGGAAAG ACTACTTTGTTGAATCATATACTGACATCTCAGCATGGGAAGCTGATTGCTGTGATCGAAAATGAG TTTGGTGAGGTGGACATTGATGGCTCATTGGTTGCTAGTCATTCTTCATCTAATGAGGACATTGTCATGGTTAATAATGGTTGTCTATGTTGCACTGTACGTGGTGACCTTGTTAAGATGCTTTTGGAGCTCGTTAAGAAGAGGAGAGACAAATTTGACCACATAGTTATAGAGACAACAG GTCTTGCAAAGCCTGGTCCAGTTATTGAAACATTTTGTTCCGATGAGTTGGTTTCAAGACATGTCAAACTTGATGGAGTCGTTACACTGGTTGACTGCAAGCATGCCTTGCAGCATTTAAACGTGGTAAAACCCAGATTTGTGGTGAATGAGGCTGTTGAACAAGTGGCTTATGCAGATCGTATTATCTTGAACAAG ATAGACTTGGTTGCTGAAGCTGAGCTAGAAGTGTTGACAAAGAAAATCAAG CATATCAATGGGATGGCACAAATAAAGAGAGCAAAATATGGGGTGGTTGATATGGACTTTGTTCTGGGAGTTGGTGGTTATGATCTTGATAG AGTTGATTCTGAAGTTCAATCAGAGGGCTCACACTGTGGGCACCATCATGAAGATGGGCATG GACATCACAAAGGCCACCATCATGATCATGTACATGATTCTGCTGTATCCAGTGTTAGTATTGTGTCTGAGGGAACCTTAGATTTAGATGAG GTTGATGATTGGCTTGAAAGACTGATTGAAGAGCAAGGGGATGACCTGTACAGGATGAAAGGGGTTTTATCTGTGAGCGATTCTGAAGAGCGCTATGTTTTCCAGGTTCTCATCAATTTTTTCAGTGTG taa
- the LOC104244935 gene encoding uncharacterized protein isoform X1, with amino-acid sequence MATLRLLSKSSTSLKLANPRPFLNFPLISHFLRTLHSFVSREFHFCSPNSRSFSTSPEYLPKDSDSSFAAALNFDSRVPATVITGFLGSGKTTLLNHILTSQHGKLIAVIENEFGEVDIDGSLVASHSSSNEDIVMVNNGCLCCTVRGDLVKMLLELVKKRRDKFDHIVIETTGLAKPGPVIETFCSDELVSRHVKLDGVVTLVDCKHALQHLNVVKPRFVVNEAVEQVAYADRIILNKIDLVAEAELEVLTKKIKHINGMAQIKRAKYGVVDMDFVLGVGGYDLDRVDSEVQSEGSHCGHHHEDGHGHHKGHHHDHVHDSAVSSVSIVSEGTLDLDEVDDWLERLIEEQGDDLYRMKGVLSVSDSEERYVFQGVHSILDGSPGKTWEPNEKRINKLVFIGKNLDETTLRKGFKGCLV; translated from the exons ATGGCTACTCTCAGGTTACTCTCCAAATCATCAACGTCCCTAAAACTCGCTAATCCTCGTCCTTTTCTCAACTTCCCACTCATTTCCCATTTCCTGAGAACTCTTCACTCGTTCGTTTCTAGAGAATTCCATTTCTGTTCACCTAATTCTAGAAGTTTCTCCACTTCTCCTGAATACCTCCCCAAAGACTCTGATTCTTCCTTTGCTGCCGCTTTGAATTTTGACAGTCGCGTTCCCGCCACTGTTATTACTGGTTTTCTTGGCTCTGGAAAG ACTACTTTGTTGAATCATATACTGACATCTCAGCATGGGAAGCTGATTGCTGTGATCGAAAATGAG TTTGGTGAGGTGGACATTGATGGCTCATTGGTTGCTAGTCATTCTTCATCTAATGAGGACATTGTCATGGTTAATAATGGTTGTCTATGTTGCACTGTACGTGGTGACCTTGTTAAGATGCTTTTGGAGCTCGTTAAGAAGAGGAGAGACAAATTTGACCACATAGTTATAGAGACAACAG GTCTTGCAAAGCCTGGTCCAGTTATTGAAACATTTTGTTCCGATGAGTTGGTTTCAAGACATGTCAAACTTGATGGAGTCGTTACACTGGTTGACTGCAAGCATGCCTTGCAGCATTTAAACGTGGTAAAACCCAGATTTGTGGTGAATGAGGCTGTTGAACAAGTGGCTTATGCAGATCGTATTATCTTGAACAAG ATAGACTTGGTTGCTGAAGCTGAGCTAGAAGTGTTGACAAAGAAAATCAAG CATATCAATGGGATGGCACAAATAAAGAGAGCAAAATATGGGGTGGTTGATATGGACTTTGTTCTGGGAGTTGGTGGTTATGATCTTGATAG AGTTGATTCTGAAGTTCAATCAGAGGGCTCACACTGTGGGCACCATCATGAAGATGGGCATG GACATCACAAAGGCCACCATCATGATCATGTACATGATTCTGCTGTATCCAGTGTTAGTATTGTGTCTGAGGGAACCTTAGATTTAGATGAG GTTGATGATTGGCTTGAAAGACTGATTGAAGAGCAAGGGGATGACCTGTACAGGATGAAAGGGGTTTTATCTGTGAGCGATTCTGAAGAGCGCTATGTTTTCCAG GGGGTACATTCCATTTTAGATGGAAGCCCAGGCAAGACATGGGAACCAAATGAGAAGAGAATAAACAAGTTAGTATTCATAGGGAAAAACCTAGATGAAACAACATTAAGAAAAGGTTTCAAAGGCTGCTTAGTATGA
- the LOC104244935 gene encoding uncharacterized protein isoform X2: protein MATLRLLSKSSTSLKLANPRPFLNFPLISHFLRTLHSFVSREFHFCSPNSRSFSTSPEYLPKDSDSSFAAALNFDSRVPATVITGFLGSGKTTLLNHILTSQHGKLIAVIENEFGEVDIDGSLVASHSSSNEDIVMVNNGCLCCTVRGDLVKMLLELVKKRRDKFDHIVIETTGLAKPGPVIETFCSDELVSRHVKLDGVVTLVDCKHALQHLNVVKPRFVVNEAVEQVAYADRIILNKIDLVAEAELEVLTKKIKHINGMAQIKRAKYGVVDMDFVLGVGGYDLDRVDSEVQSEGSHCGHHHEDGHGHHKGHHHDHVHDSAVSSVSIVSEGTLDLDEVDDWLERLIEEQGDDLYRMKGVLSVSDSEERYVFQVLINFFSVEDISSGLL, encoded by the exons ATGGCTACTCTCAGGTTACTCTCCAAATCATCAACGTCCCTAAAACTCGCTAATCCTCGTCCTTTTCTCAACTTCCCACTCATTTCCCATTTCCTGAGAACTCTTCACTCGTTCGTTTCTAGAGAATTCCATTTCTGTTCACCTAATTCTAGAAGTTTCTCCACTTCTCCTGAATACCTCCCCAAAGACTCTGATTCTTCCTTTGCTGCCGCTTTGAATTTTGACAGTCGCGTTCCCGCCACTGTTATTACTGGTTTTCTTGGCTCTGGAAAG ACTACTTTGTTGAATCATATACTGACATCTCAGCATGGGAAGCTGATTGCTGTGATCGAAAATGAG TTTGGTGAGGTGGACATTGATGGCTCATTGGTTGCTAGTCATTCTTCATCTAATGAGGACATTGTCATGGTTAATAATGGTTGTCTATGTTGCACTGTACGTGGTGACCTTGTTAAGATGCTTTTGGAGCTCGTTAAGAAGAGGAGAGACAAATTTGACCACATAGTTATAGAGACAACAG GTCTTGCAAAGCCTGGTCCAGTTATTGAAACATTTTGTTCCGATGAGTTGGTTTCAAGACATGTCAAACTTGATGGAGTCGTTACACTGGTTGACTGCAAGCATGCCTTGCAGCATTTAAACGTGGTAAAACCCAGATTTGTGGTGAATGAGGCTGTTGAACAAGTGGCTTATGCAGATCGTATTATCTTGAACAAG ATAGACTTGGTTGCTGAAGCTGAGCTAGAAGTGTTGACAAAGAAAATCAAG CATATCAATGGGATGGCACAAATAAAGAGAGCAAAATATGGGGTGGTTGATATGGACTTTGTTCTGGGAGTTGGTGGTTATGATCTTGATAG AGTTGATTCTGAAGTTCAATCAGAGGGCTCACACTGTGGGCACCATCATGAAGATGGGCATG GACATCACAAAGGCCACCATCATGATCATGTACATGATTCTGCTGTATCCAGTGTTAGTATTGTGTCTGAGGGAACCTTAGATTTAGATGAG GTTGATGATTGGCTTGAAAGACTGATTGAAGAGCAAGGGGATGACCTGTACAGGATGAAAGGGGTTTTATCTGTGAGCGATTCTGAAGAGCGCTATGTTTTCCAGGTTCTCATCAATTTTTTCAGTGTG GAAGATATTTCCTCCGGtctactttaa